CGACAAACAGGTTGCCGATGATCTTGCGCTTGGCCTCCGGATCAGTGACGCCTGCGAGCGCGGCGAAATAACGATCGGCCGCGTCCACACGGATGACCTTGACGCCCAGGTGCTCGGCAAACGTCGCCATCACCTGATCGCCTTCCTGCCAGCGCAGCAGCCCGGTGTCGACAAACACGCAGGTCAGCTGGTCGCCGATCGCCTTATGCAACAGGGCCGCGACAACAGACGAATCCACGCCACCCGACAGTCCCAGGATGACTTCGTCACCGCCGACCTGTTCGCGGACCCGGGCGACCTGGTCCTCGATGATCTGCTGCGGCGTCCACAGCGTCTGGCATTCGCAGATATCGGTGACGAAGCGTTCCAGCAGCGCCCCACCCTGCTTGGTGTGGGTGACTTCGGGGTGGAACTGGACGCCGTACCAGCGGCGCTCGTCATTGGCCATCGCCGCCACCGGCACGCGGTCGGTGCGCGCGGTAACGACAAAGCTCTCCGGCGCCCTGGAGACGTGGTCGCCGTGGCTCATCCACACGTCCAGCCGTGGCGGCGAGCCGGGATGGTCCTTGAGACCGTCCAGCAAACGGTCCTGCGCCACCAGCGCGACCTCGGCATGGCCGTACTCGCGCTGGTCGGCGGCCTCGGTATCGCCGCCCAGCTGCTTGGCCATCGTCTGCATGCCGTAGCAGATGCCCAGCAGCGGCAGGCCGGAATCAAAGACCTCCTGCGGCGCCTGCGGACATCCTTCCAGCGTCGTGGACTCGGGACCGCCCGACAGGATGATGCCCTTGGCACCGAATCCCTCGATCTCGCCGGGGTCGTGGTCCCACGCCCAGATCTCGCAATACACGCCGAGCTCGCGGATGCGACGCGCGATCAACTGCGTGTACTGGGCCCCGAAATCGAGGATCAGGATCTTGTCTCTATGGATGTCGGTCATCGTCTTCAGCCCACCCGGTAATTCGGCGGCTCTTTGGTGATCTGCACGTCGTGGACGTGGCTCTCGCGCGAGCCTGCTGACGTCACGCTGACGAACTCCGGTTTGGTGCGCATTTCCTCGATGGTCGCGCACCCCACGTAACCCATGGTCGCGCGCAGGCCGCCCACCAGCTGGTGGACGATATTGCGCAGCGGGCCACGATACGGCACGCGGCCTTCGATCCCTTCGGGCACCAGCTTGTCGGCATCGGAGGAGTCCTGGAAATAGCGGTCCTTGGAGCCGGTCTCCATCGCCGCCAGGCTGCCCATGCCGCGGTAGCTCTTGTAATGACGACCCTGGAAGAGTTCGCTGTCGCCGGGCGACTCGTCGGTGCCGGCGAACAGGCTCCCGATCATCACTGTGGAGGCCCCGGCGGCCAGCGCCTTGCCGATATCGCCGGAGTAGCGGATGCCGCCATCGGCGATCAGGGGAATGCGGTCCTGCAGGGCCTCGGCGACCATGTCGATGGCCGAGATCTGCGGCACGCCGACGCCGGCTACGATGCGGGTGGTGCAGATGGAGCCTGGACCCACGCCCACCTTGACCGCGTCCGCGCCGTTGTCCATCAGCGCCAGCGCGGCGTCGCCGGTGACGATGTTGCCGCCGATGACCTGCAACTGCGGGAAGTGCTTCTTGACCCACTTCACCCGGTCCAGCACGCCCTGCGAATGGCCGTGGGCGGTGTCCACCACGACCACATCCACTCCGGCAGCCACCAGCGCTTCCACGCGCGCGTCGGTGTCGCCGCCAACACCCACCGCGGCGCCGACCAGGAGTCGTTCGCTGCTGTCATAGGCAGCGTTGGGATTGTCGGTCTTCTTCTGGATGTCCTTGACGGTGATCAGGCCCTTGAGCTCGAAGGCATCATTGACCACCAGCACCTTCTCGATCCGGTGCTTGTGCAGCAGGCCCATGACTTCCTCGTCGCTGGCGCCTTCCTTGACGGTGATCAGCCGGTCCTTGCGCGTCATGATGTGGCGCACCGGATCGTCCAGTTTGGTCTCGAAGCGCATGTCGCGGCTGGTGACGATGCCGACCAGCTGGCCACTGTCGACCACGGGCACGCCGGAGATGTTGCGCTCGCGGGTGAGGTTGAGCACATCGGCGATGGTGGTGTCGGGACTGACGGTGAACGGCGCGCGGATCACGCCGGCCTCGAAGCCCTTGACCTGGGCGACGTGGGCGGCCTGCTGGGCCACGGTCATGCTCTTGTGGATGATGCTCATTCCGCCCAGCTGGGCCAGGGCGACGGCAAGGCGCGCCTCGCTGACGGTGTCCATCGCGGCCGAGAGTATCGGCAGGCGCAAGCCCAGGTCACGGGTCAATCGGGCTGCCAGGTTGACGTCCTTCGGCAGGACCGTCGAGTGGGCCGGAATCAGCGAAACATCGTCGTAGGTGAGAGCTTCAGCCTGGATGCGCAACATGGTCGGAACCGGAATAGGTGAAGCGCGCCATTGTACCGCTTTCGCAGCGATCCCATCGCGCTCAGCTGTCAGCCGCCTCGGCGGCTTCCAGGGTGTTCTGCATCAGGGTCGCCACGGTCATCGGTCCCACGCCGCCCGGGACCGGGGTGATCCAGCTGGCACGTTGCGCGGCCGCCTCGAAGCCGACATCGCCGACCAGGCGCCCGTCATCAAGGCGGTTGATGCCCACATCGATCACGACCGCACCGGGCTTCACCCACTCGCCGGGGATCAGCTGCGGGCGACCCACGGCTACGACCAGAATGTCGGCGCTGCGGACCGACGCTTCGAGCACGTCCTGCGGGGTGAACTTGTGGCAGCAGGTGGTCGTGCAGCCGGCGATCAGCAGCTCCAGCGCCATCGGCCGGCCGACGTGGTTGGAGACGCCGACGATGGTCGCGCTGGCGCCGCGCACCGGGCGGTCGGTGTAGGCCAGCAAAGTGGTGATCCCACGCGGCGTGCACGGCCGCAGGCCGAACTGGCGCAGGGCCAGATGACCAACGTTCTCGGGGTGAAAGCCGTCCACGTCCTTGCCGGGCGAGATGCGGTGGATCAATGCGCTCGCATCGCGGCGGTCCGGCAAAGGCAACTGGACCAGGATGCCGTGGATATTGGGGTCCGCGTTGAGACGGTCGATCAGTTCCAGCAGCTCGTCATCCGTGGTGCCGGACGGCAGATCGAAGTCCACCGCGCGGATTCCCACCTTGCGCGCGGCCCGCCGCTTGTTGCGCACGTACACCGCCGACGCCGGGTCGCCGCCGACCAGAACGACGGCCAGCCCCGGCGCCGACTTGCCCGCCGCCAGACGCACGTCGACACGCGCCTTGAGGTTGTCCAGCAGGTCCTCGGCAATGCGCTTGCCATCCAGGATGCGGGCGGTGGGCGGGCTGGCGTCAGTGTTCAAAAGCAGGACCTGGGTGACGTGGCCGGACATTATCGCCGATCTTGCCTCCAACGATTCCGCGGTGCGGCTCAGTTGCCCGAGCAGAAAGCCGCGTAGTCGATGTACCCGGGAAAGGGCGTTCCGGGAGAGCACACCGGGCACGCCGGATCCGGCGACAGGCGCGTCTCGCGGAAGCGCATGCGCATGGCATCGAAATTGAGCAGCCGGCCGCGCAGGGGCTCGCCAATGCCGAGGATCAGCTTGATGGCCTCGGTTGCCTGGAGCATGCCGATCACCCCCGGCAATACCCCCAACACGCCGGCCTCGCTGCAGTTGGGGGCGTCCTCGGGTGAAGGCGGCTCCGGGAACAG
The genomic region above belongs to Lysobacter avium and contains:
- the guaA gene encoding glutamine-hydrolyzing GMP synthase; amino-acid sequence: MTDIHRDKILILDFGAQYTQLIARRIRELGVYCEIWAWDHDPGEIEGFGAKGIILSGGPESTTLEGCPQAPQEVFDSGLPLLGICYGMQTMAKQLGGDTEAADQREYGHAEVALVAQDRLLDGLKDHPGSPPRLDVWMSHGDHVSRAPESFVVTARTDRVPVAAMANDERRWYGVQFHPEVTHTKQGGALLERFVTDICECQTLWTPQQIIEDQVARVREQVGGDEVILGLSGGVDSSVVAALLHKAIGDQLTCVFVDTGLLRWQEGDQVMATFAEHLGVKVIRVDAADRYFAALAGVTDPEAKRKIIGNLFVEIFDEQSGKLANAKWLAQGTIYPDVIESAGGKNGKAHMIKSHHNVGGLPEHMKLGLVEPLRELFKDEVRRMGVELGLPASMVYRHPFPGPGLGVRILGEVKREYAELLARADHIFIDELRKANLYDRTSQAFAVFLPVKSVGVVGDARAYEWVIALRAVETIDFMTAHWAHLPYDFLGRVSNRIINELRGVSRVVYDISGKPPATIEWE
- the folD gene encoding bifunctional methylenetetrahydrofolate dehydrogenase/methenyltetrahydrofolate cyclohydrolase FolD, whose translation is MSGHVTQVLLLNTDASPPTARILDGKRIAEDLLDNLKARVDVRLAAGKSAPGLAVVLVGGDPASAVYVRNKRRAARKVGIRAVDFDLPSGTTDDELLELIDRLNADPNIHGILVQLPLPDRRDASALIHRISPGKDVDGFHPENVGHLALRQFGLRPCTPRGITTLLAYTDRPVRGASATIVGVSNHVGRPMALELLIAGCTTTCCHKFTPQDVLEASVRSADILVVAVGRPQLIPGEWVKPGAVVIDVGINRLDDGRLVGDVGFEAAAQRASWITPVPGGVGPMTVATLMQNTLEAAEAADS
- the guaB gene encoding IMP dehydrogenase, which translates into the protein MLRIQAEALTYDDVSLIPAHSTVLPKDVNLAARLTRDLGLRLPILSAAMDTVSEARLAVALAQLGGMSIIHKSMTVAQQAAHVAQVKGFEAGVIRAPFTVSPDTTIADVLNLTRERNISGVPVVDSGQLVGIVTSRDMRFETKLDDPVRHIMTRKDRLITVKEGASDEEVMGLLHKHRIEKVLVVNDAFELKGLITVKDIQKKTDNPNAAYDSSERLLVGAAVGVGGDTDARVEALVAAGVDVVVVDTAHGHSQGVLDRVKWVKKHFPQLQVIGGNIVTGDAALALMDNGADAVKVGVGPGSICTTRIVAGVGVPQISAIDMVAEALQDRIPLIADGGIRYSGDIGKALAAGASTVMIGSLFAGTDESPGDSELFQGRHYKSYRGMGSLAAMETGSKDRYFQDSSDADKLVPEGIEGRVPYRGPLRNIVHQLVGGLRATMGYVGCATIEEMRTKPEFVSVTSAGSRESHVHDVQITKEPPNYRVG